In Procambarus clarkii isolate CNS0578487 chromosome 30, FALCON_Pclarkii_2.0, whole genome shotgun sequence, the DNA window CATGAGTCGTGTCCCTCACCTCTAGTGAGGCATGAGGTGTGTCCCTCACCTCCAGTGAGGCATGAGTTGTGTCCCTCACCTCTAGTGAGGCATGAGTCGTGTCCCTCACCTCTAGTGAGGCATGAGTCGTGTCCCTCACCTCTAGTGAGGCATGAGTCGTGTCCGTCACCTCTAGTGAGGCATGAGGTGTGTCCCTCACCTCCAGTGAGGCATGAGTTGTGTCCCTCACCTCTAGTGAGGCATGAGTCGTGTCCCTCACCTCTAGTGAGGCATGAGTCGTGTCCCTCACCTCTAGTGAGGCATGAATCGTGTCCCTCACCTCTAGTGAGGCATGAGTCGTGTCTCTCACCTCTAGTGAGGCGTGTCCCTCACCTCTAGTGAGGCATGAGTCGTGTCCCTCACCTCTAGTGAGGCATGAGGCGTGTCCCTCACCTCCAGTGAGGCATGAGGAGTGTCCCTCACCTCTAGTGAGGCATAAGGAGTGTCTCTCACCTCTAGTGAGGCATGAGGAGTGTCTCTCACCTCTAGTGAGGCATGAGTCGTGTCCCTCACCTCTAGTGAGGCATGAGGCGTGTCCCTCACCTCCAGTGAGGCATGAGTCGTGTCCCTCACCTCTAGTGAGGCATGAGGAGTGTCTCTCATCTCTAGTGAGGCATGAGGAGTGTCTTTCACCTCTAGTGAGGCATGAGGCGTGTCTCTCACCTCTAGTGAGGCATGAGTCGTGTTCCTCACCTCTAGTGAGGCGTGTCCCTCACCTCTAGTGAGGCATGAGGCGTGTCCCTCACCTCCAGTGAGGCATGAGTCGTGTCCCTCACCTCTAGTGAGGCATGAGTCGTGTCTCTCACCTCTAGTGAGGCGTGTCCCTCACCTCTAGTGAGGCATGAGTCGTGTTCCTCACCTCTAGTGAGGCATGAGGCGTGTCCCTCACCTCCAGTGAGGCATGAGGAGTGTCCCTCACCTCTAGTGAGGCATGAGGAGTGTCTCTCACCTCTAGTGAGGCATGAGGAGTGTCTCTCACCTCTAGTGAGGCATGAGGCGTGTCTCTCACCTCTAGTGAGGTATGAGGCGTGTCCCTCACCTCTAGTGAGGCATGAGGAGTGTCTCTCACCTCTAGTGAGGCATGAGGAGTGTCTCTCACCTCTAGTGAGGCATGAGGCGTGTCCCTCACCTCTAGTGAGGCATGAGGAGTGTCTCTCACCTCTAGTGAGGCATGAGGAGTGTCTCTCACCTCTATTGAGGCATGAGGCGTGTCTCTCACCTCTAGTGAGGCATGAGGAGTGTCCCTCACCTCTAGTGAGGCATGAGTCCCTCACCCACAGACACACTCCCACAGACACACTCCCACAGACACACTCCCACAGACACACTCCCACAGACACACTCCCACAGACACACTCCCACAGACACACTCCCACAGACACACTCCCAcagacacactcccacacacacactcccacacacacactcccacacacacactcttacagacacactcccacacacacactcccacagacacactcccacagacacactcccacagacacactcccacagacaaactcccacagacacactcctacacacacactaccacagacacactcccacagacacactcccacacacacactcccacacacacactcccacacacacactcccacacacacactcccacagacacactcccgcagacacactcccacacacacactcccacacacacactcccacacacacactcccacacacacactcccacacacacacacactcccacagacacACTCCCACAGACACACTCCTAcagacacactcccacacacacacactcccacatacacacactcccacacacacactcccacacacacactcccacagacactctcccacacacacactctcacagacactcccacacacacactcccacatacacacactcccacacacacactcccacagacacactcccacagacacactcccacacacacacactcccacacacacacactcccacacacacacactcccacacacacacactcccacacacacactcccacacacacactcccacagacacactcccacagacacactcccacacacacacactcccacacacacacactcccacacacacacactcccacacacacactcccacagacacactcccacagacacactcccacagacacactcccacacacacactcccacacacacactcccacacacacactcccacacacacactcccacacacacactcccacacacacactcccacacacacactcccacacacacacacactgagtctGGCCAGGAAAAAAATAGCTTTTTGTGAAAAGTTATTATGGACGGCGCACTCCATCAccgcccctccctcctctccctccaagGTGTCCCCAgctctccctccctcaacatCTTGAGCAGGATCTCCTCCCAGAGAGCCAATTCGGCTTCCTCACAGAACTCGGAACTATCGATATGATATCTGCTGCACGCCAGCTCCAAGAAGAATGCCAACGAGCGAGATAGCGACCTCTTGGTGACCTTGGTCGACCTGACCAAGCCCTTCGGTGCCGTCACCAGAGATCACTTGTGGAAGATAACGGAGAAGTTTGGCTTCTGACATGTTCTCGATTGTCCGGCACTTGAACAATGGGGTGATGACCAAACACCGGACAATGGAGACTAGTCCAAAGCCATCCCAGCGACGCACTATGGGAAGCGGGGCTGGGTGTTCTCCAACACTCTTCAGCGTGGCATGCTAGGCCGTACTCACTGATGCCTTCCGTGACTGTCAGGATGGAACACCCGTCAGATACAGGACTGACGGTGGGCCGTGCACCCATAGCCGTCTGTGGGctgtcataataggtgaaaaaactGTCATAAGTCTTCCTATTCAACGCCGACACAGTGCAAATGATGCAGCCCGAGATGGACTGCTTCATATCAACCTGCGACAACTTCGGCCTCATCATATTATTCAGACTTTATATAGGAAATTGTGGTTATTTTAGTCATTATTGTTGTGTTGATTGTCCGTTAATTTGTTATTGCTTTCCCGGCGTAATTGACTATGGCTGCCGCTTCCGTTGTTGCTAACTCCTGGTCTCATTTTTGTTTGAGTATGACTGATATACCAAGCGCTTGCTGCCACAAAACTGGGAGTCTCATCACTGGTGGCTCAAGCAATTGCCACCACAGTCATGTTGCTTGTAGCAGGAGCATCTACAGCCCCAGCCCTTGTAGGTAAAGCACTGGTAACCCACGTAATTGTAGCCTCATCTACGATAGCCTCCTAGCACTTGCAATACAGATGATTGTAGCCCTTGTGCTACTAGTTGCAAAAGTTCACTTGTCCCAGAACATCAGTTTTCAGGTCAAAGTTAAGGGCAACATCGCTTGAAGGCCGTGAATTAGTACGTTCACGGATTAACATTTATAATACAGAATTATGCAAGTCAGAgcagctgtacacctgttcaaTCCAACCAGAATTGTCATGATTGGTTTAAATTGTTGCGATTAAGCTTTTGATTCTGACTAGTAATTGTTGCACTAGGAAGCCCAGCActggtaaacacagtactggtaatCCCTACACTAGTAATCTCTACAGTAGTAATCCCTACACTAGTAGGGATTATCCCTACACTAGTATGATATTTTTAATGACATGATTTAATGTCATTTTTAATGACAGCACTAGTAATCTCTACACTAGTAATCCTTACACTAGTAATCCCTACACTAGTAATCCCTACAATAGTAATCCCTACAGTATTAATCCCTACACTAGTAATCCCTACACTAGTAATCCCTACAGTAGTAATCCCTAGACTAGTAGGGATTATCCCTTCACTAGTATGATATTTTTAATGACATGATTTCATGTCATTTTTAATGACAGCACTATTAATCCCTACACTAGTAATCCCTACACTAGTAATCCCTACAGTAGTAATCCCTAGACTAGTAGGGATTATCCCTACACTAGTATGATACTTTTAATGACATGATTTAATGTCATTTTTAATGACAGCACTAGTAATCTCTACACTAGTAATCCCTACACTAGTAATATCAGCACTAGTAATCACTACACTAGTAATCCCTACAGTAGTAATCACTACACTAGTAAGCCCTACAGTAGTAAGCCCTACACTAGTAATCCCTACACTAGTAATCCCTACAGTAGTAATCCCTACACTAGTAAGCCCTACACTAGTAATCCCTACACTAGTAAGCCCTACACTAGTAATCCCTACACTAGTAAGCCCTACAGTAGTAATCCCTACACTAGTAAGCCCTACACTAGTAATCCCTACAGTAGTAATCCCTACAGTAGTAATCCCTACACTAGTAATCCCTACACTAGTAATCCCTACACTAATCCCTACACTAGTAATCCCTACACTAGTAATCCCTACACTAGTAATCCCAACACTAGTAATCCCTACACTAGTAATCCCTACACTAGTAATCCCTACACTATGAAGGTAATCCCAGTCCATCCTTCTGAAGGCTCTGTGACTCGCTTGTCATTTCTctctaaaagtcgtaatatttttattattttctctgGCAGTTTTTACAGACCTTTTTCCTCCACAAACAAGAGGCATTAATTTATCATAAtttttgattagaaattaatggtCTTCTGTTCTTCTGACATTTAGATAAGTTTAAAAAATTGACGATTTCAATTCACTATGAAAAAAGACATCACCTGTCGGCATGttaaactaattaatttatttaaaattttacgGCTATATTTTTAATGACATGATATTTTCCTTAAACAACGCATGGGTATAAAATAtgttaatttaataatattttccccgtaaggtgtgtttgtgggtgtgtcaTCTGTGTGTAGCGGTGTGTGGACCTCCACCCCAGCGGCAGTGGGTCGGCTTTAGCTGGAAAATATATATTTGTTTCGTTCAACACAGGCGACCAGATGCCTAAGGCTAACCTTACAAAACTTTGCAGGGTAAATGGTCTGGGTTATGGGTAGTACATAGGATGGTCGTGGTGGAGCCCTATGGCTTCCCTTCGCAGGAAATGCTAATGCTACTAATTTCCAAGcacttaaataaaataaaaaatcccTCCTCAGTCTGACTGATGTTGCATATTAAATGTtaggatggaaggtggtgaaagcaGTACCTGGAAGTTGGAGAGAAACGGGATGGAGAGtaaaagagagatgagagagggagggggaaagattgggagagaaagagaggaagaggggaCCCGGGCGCAGCCGGTTACTCCTCCTATTGTattccctcccacccacacatcctccccatcacccctaatacaccctccccatcacccccaaTACATCCTTCCCATCACCCCCAACACACGATACCGAAATCTCGTCACTAACAATCCCTATTTGCTTCAACATACACTCCCTGTTCCTTCCAGCTCATTCCCCTATTTCCCTTTCCCCCTGATTACACACGCTCTTCACCTGTCTTCACCctccctgtatatatatatatatatatatatatatatatatatatatatatatatatatatatatatatatatatatatatatatataatatatatacatatatatatatatatatatatatatatatatatatatatatatatatacatatatatatatatatatattagtatattttggtagcagtctttcttgtagacatatattattaaatatgaccgaaaaagtaagattaataattctaacacgaattttctcaatatttcttatgtttcttttcactgtcgatggtaattgaaaaattaattctccaaaattcatttttatttcaagtaaTCTTCTTCTtctagaagatacaattgacgatttactataaaacccaaaaaaacggccaacctactcatgagaaactctccagacacaaagcagaacgctgtaaaagagaccaatgtcgtctatgccttcaaatgcccacttggggactgtaagcctcaaagaactcagtatataggcaagacaacaacatctctttccaggcgattaacgatgcataagcaacagggctccattaaggaacatataaactcttcccacaaccagaccatcaccagagaagtcttaacaaaaaacacagaaatcatcgatagatacagcgatagcaggcgacttgacatctgcgaggcactacacatcaagaagtcaacaccagcaatcaacagccaaataatgcacaactatattctacccacttcaagacaccgcaccaatatagaagcatcaagaaatatgggccaataggccctttgcagttacttccattcttccctttaatttacccaatttatacccattatttcgtgttctgtcttgtgttgaaagtttgttttcacctcatccaaaactgttgtaacatatcacctcacccaaatgcaggtatataagataATAGGTTAAGatgatcacttccttttgtccggtcgtgatggtcaagcggattaaggcgtcctgaagttaccagttgcgttgctcctgggagtatgggttcgagtcacttctggggtgtgagttttcagtcgcatatagttctggggaccattcaggcttgttcacatttgtgttcctcacgtgtgccccaaagaatgaggttctttggggaacacgtgaggatagAAAGTTCCCCGTCTCCTGTTCTAGCTGTATTTCATTATACTGATGTTGTTCTCTTGGTTGCTCAGTGTACTGACGCTGTTCTCCATGTATCTCAGTGTACTGACGCTGTTCTCCATGTATCTCAGTGTACTGACGCTGTTCTCCATGTATCTCAGTGTACTGACGCTGTTCTCCATGTATCTCAGTGTACTGACGCTGTTCTCCATGTATCTCAGTGTACTGACGCTGTTCTCCATGTCTCTCATTGTACTGACGCTGTTCTCCATGTATCTTAGTGTACTGACGCTGTTCTCCATGTATCTCAGTGTACTGACGCTGTTCTCCATGTATCTCAGTGTACTGACGCTGTTCTCCATGTATCTCAGTGTACTGACGCTGTTCTCCATGTATCTCAGTGTCCTGACGCTGTTCTCCATGTCTCTCATTGTACTGACGCTGTTCTCCATGTATCTCAGTGTACTGACGCTGTTCTCCATTTATCTCAGTGTACTGACGCTGTTCTCCATGTATCTCAGTGTACTGACGCTGTTCTCCATGTATCTCAGTGTACTGACGCTGTTCTCCATGTATCTCAGTGTACTGACGCTGTTCTCCATGTCTCTCATTGTACTGACGCTGTTCTCCATGTATCTCAGTGTACTGACGCTGTTCTCCATGTATCTCAGTGTACTGACGCTGTTCTCCATGTATCTCAGTGTACTGACGCTGTTCTCCATGTCTCTCATTGTACTGACGCTGTTCTCCATGTATCTCAGTGTTCTGACGCTGTTCTCCATGTCTCTCAGTGTTCTGACGCTGTTCTCACAGCATCTCGGTGTTCTGACGCTGTTCTCACAGCATCTCAGTGTTCTGATGCTGTTCTCACAGCATCTCGGTGTTCTGATGCTGTTCTCACAGCATCTCAGTGTTCTGATGCTGTTCTTGTGGCGTTCCATCCCATCTCAAAACAGATTATGGTATAAGTTGGTCTCTTCTGAGAATGTCTGAAGAACTAATTAACCAATCTGATGGACATCTGCAATAGCAGATGTTCTCTTGTGGGAACGTATTTTGCTCCAGCTGCTCTGTTAAGTGGACACCTGTATGGCCAGCTGCTCTGTTAAGTGGACACCTGTATGGCCAGCTGCTCTGTTAAGTGGACACCTGTATGGCCAGCTGCTCTGTTAAGTGGACACCTGTATGGCCAGCTGCTCTGTTAAGTGGACACCTGTATGGCCAGCTGCTCTGATAAGTGGACACCTGTATGGCCAGCTGCTCTGTTAAGTGGACACCTGTATGGCCAGCTGCTCTGTTAAGTGGACACCTGTATGGCCAGCTGCTCTGATAAGTGGACACCTGTATGGCCAGCTGCTCTGTTAAGTGGACACCTGTATGGCCAGCTGCTCTGTTAAGTGGACACCTGTATGGCCAGCTGCTCTGTTAAGTGGACACCTGTATGGCCAGCTGCTCTGTTAAGTGGACACCTGTATGGCCAGCTGCTCTGTTAAGTGGACACCTGTATGGCCAGCTGCTCTGTTAAGTGGACACCTGTATGGCCAGCTGCTCTGTTAAGTGGACACCTGTATGGCCAGCTGCTCTGTTAAGTGGACACCTGTATGGCCAGCTGCTCTGTTAAGTGGACACCTGTATGGCCAGCTGCTCTGTTAAGTGGACACCTGTATGGCCAGCTGCTCTGTTAAGTGGACACCTGTATGGCCAGCTGCTCTGTTAAGTGGACACCTGTATGGCCAGCTGCTCTGATAAGTGGACACCTGTATGGCCAGCTGCTCTGATAAGTGGACACCTGTATGGCCAGCTGCTCTGTTAAGTGGACACCTGTATGGCCAGCTGCTCTGATAAGTGGACACCTGTATGGCCAGCTGCTCTGATAAGTGGACACCTGTATGGCCAGCTGCTCTGATAAGTGGACACCTGTATGGCCAGCTGCTCTGTTAAGTGGACTCCTGTATGGCCAGCTGCTCTATTAAGTGGACACCTGTATGGCCAGCTGCTCTGTTAAGTGGACACCTGTATAGCCAGCTGCTCTGTTAAGTGGACACCTGTATGGCCAGCTGCTCTGATAAGTGGACACCTGTATGGCCAGCTGCTCTGATAAGTGGACACCTGTATGGCCAGCTGCTCTGATAAGTGGACACCTGTATGGCCAGCTGCTCTGATAAGTGGACACCTGTATGGCCAGCTGCTCTGTTAAGTGGGTACCTGTATGGCCAGCTGCTCTGTTAAGTGGACACCTGTATGGCCAGCTGCTCTGATAAGTGGACACCTGTATGGCCAGCTGCTCTGTTAAGTGGACACCTGTATGGCCAGCTGCTCTATTAAGTGGACACCTGTATGGCCAGCTGCTCTATTAAGTGGACACCTGTATGGCCAGCTGCTCTGTTAAGTGGACACCTGTATGGCCAGCTGCTCTGTTAAGTGGACACCTGTATGGCCAGCTGCTCTATTAAGTGGACACCTGtatggccagctgctttgttaagTGGGTACCTGTATGGCCAGCTGCTCTGATAAGTGGACACCTGTATGGCCAGCTGCTCTGTTAAGTGGACACCTGTATAGCCAGCTGCTCTGTTAAGTGGACACCTGTATGGCCAGCTGCTCTGATAAGTGGACACCTGTATGGCCAGCTGCCATGTTAAGTGGACACCTGTATGGCCAGCTGCCATGTTAAGTGGACACCTGTATGGCCAGCTGCCATGTTAAGTGGACACCTGTATGGCCAGCTGCCATGTTAAGTGGACACCTGTATGGCCAGCTGCTCTGTTAAGTGGACACCTGTATGGCCAGCTGCCATGTTAAGTGGACACCTGTGTGGTCAGCTGCTCTGTTAAGTGGACACCTGTATGGCCAGCTGCCATGTTAAGTGGACACCTGTATGGCCAGCGGCCCTGTTAAGTGGACACCTGTATGGCCAGCTGCCATGTTAAGTGGACACCTGTATGGCCAGCTGCCATGTTAAGTGGACACCTGTATGGCCAGCTGCTCTGCTAAGTGGACACCTGTATGGCCAGCTGCCATGTTAACTGGACACCTGTATGGCCAGCTGCCATGTTAAGTAGACACTTGCATGGCCAGCTGCTCTGCTAAGTGGACACCTGTATGGCCAGCTGCCATGTTAAGTGGACACCTGTATGGCCAGCTGCCATGTTAAGTAGACACTTGTATGGCCAGCTGCTCTGCTAAGTGGACACCTGTATGGCCAGCTGCCATGTTAAGTAGACACTTGTATGGCCAGCTGTTCTGCTAAGTGGACACCTGTATGGCCAGCTGCCATGTTAATTAGACACTTGTATGGCCAGT includes these proteins:
- the LOC138369955 gene encoding ribosome-binding protein 1-like yields the protein MKVEVAKCAGESVVSIVKNVNNTLSEENFETYHERQNTERHGEQRQNTEIHGEQRQYNERHGEQRQYTEIHGEQRQYTEIHGEQRQYTEIHGEQRQYNERHGEQRQYTEIHGEQRQYTEIHGEQRQYTEIHGEQRQYTEINGEQRQYTEIHGEQRQYNERHGEQRQDTEIHGEQRQYTEIHGEQRQYTEIHGEQRQYTEIHGEQRQYTKIHGEQRQYNERHGEQRQYTEIHGEQRQYTEIHGEQRQYTEIHGEQRQYTEIHGEQRQYTEIHGEQRQYTEQPREQHQYNEIQLEQETGNFLSSRVPQRTSFFGAHIYSLLKMNLGSSGSLTLSHQDHDDLMVNHQVIRCEDLMGASHSVGQI